A single window of Echinimonas agarilytica DNA harbors:
- the orn gene encoding oligoribonuclease — protein sequence MKDENNLIWIDLEMTGLEPVTDVIIEIATIVTDKDLNVIAEGPTIAIHQTDTVLGAMDEWCTKTHGQSGLTQRVKDSTYTETQAEAETIAFLEKYVPAGKSPMCGNSIGQDRRFIYKYMPLLGEFFHYRNIDVSTLKELARRWRPELAPFPKSGTHLAMDDIRESIGELAYYREHFLRESD from the coding sequence GTGAAAGACGAAAATAATCTAATTTGGATCGACTTAGAAATGACAGGGCTAGAGCCCGTGACGGATGTCATCATCGAAATCGCTACGATTGTCACCGATAAAGACCTTAATGTGATTGCCGAAGGGCCAACAATTGCAATTCATCAAACTGATACGGTCTTAGGCGCAATGGATGAATGGTGCACCAAAACTCATGGCCAGTCTGGGCTGACTCAACGCGTGAAAGACAGCACCTATACTGAAACTCAAGCTGAAGCAGAGACCATTGCCTTCCTAGAAAAGTACGTGCCTGCAGGTAAGTCCCCTATGTGCGGGAATAGTATTGGTCAAGATCGCCGGTTTATTTATAAGTACATGCCATTGCTGGGCGAGTTTTTTCATTACCGAAATATAGACGTGAGCACTTTGAAGGAATTGGCACGCCGTTGGCGACCAGAGCTTGCGCCCTTTCCAAAGTCGGGAACGCACTTGGCCATGGACGACATTCGCGAGTCGATTGGGGAATTAGCGTACTATCGTGAACATTTTTTGCGCGAAAGCGACTAA
- the rsgA gene encoding small ribosomal subunit biogenesis GTPase RsgA has translation MAKRKKLNIGQIRRIQQNRQRKLDKAESKTADVNISDDMLGADQQGLVISRFGQHAIIEDSDGETLQCDIRRTVTSLVCGDEVVWREISASSAKRTGVIEAVLPRRSALTRPDYYDGVKTVASNIDQIFVVSSILPEYSNQILDRYIIAAENMSITPVIVLNKVDLADESALAPIRQQLDYYHSLGYPIIELSCKTGVGIAQLHDQLNENTNIFVGQSGVGKSSLVNQLLPDADEIVGDVSDNSGLGQHTTTASKMLSLPSGGRLIDSPGVREFGLWHMNQEQVVNGFIEFLPLLSQCKFRDCKHKNDPGCAIRAAVESGEIAQFRFDNYHKIVLSMEENRSNRTFVR, from the coding sequence TTGGCAAAACGTAAAAAGCTCAATATTGGACAAATACGCCGTATTCAGCAGAATCGTCAACGCAAGTTAGACAAAGCTGAATCTAAAACTGCGGACGTAAATATCAGTGATGACATGCTCGGTGCCGATCAGCAAGGGCTCGTCATTAGTCGATTTGGGCAACATGCAATTATTGAAGATAGTGACGGAGAAACGCTGCAGTGCGATATTCGCCGTACCGTAACGAGCCTTGTTTGTGGCGATGAAGTGGTTTGGCGTGAAATATCGGCCAGCTCTGCCAAGCGCACTGGCGTGATCGAAGCGGTATTGCCGCGTCGCAGTGCCCTGACCCGCCCCGACTATTACGATGGCGTAAAAACGGTGGCTTCAAATATTGACCAAATATTCGTGGTGTCTTCCATTTTGCCCGAATATTCGAATCAGATTCTCGACCGCTACATCATTGCTGCTGAGAACATGTCAATCACACCCGTCATCGTTCTCAATAAGGTTGATTTAGCAGACGAATCAGCGCTTGCGCCCATTCGCCAGCAGCTCGACTACTACCATTCTTTGGGGTATCCGATTATTGAATTGAGCTGCAAAACAGGTGTGGGTATTGCACAACTGCATGACCAATTGAATGAAAACACCAATATTTTTGTTGGGCAATCGGGTGTGGGAAAATCATCATTGGTGAATCAACTACTGCCTGATGCCGACGAAATTGTGGGCGATGTATCCGACAACTCCGGTTTAGGACAACACACCACCACCGCTTCTAAAATGTTGAGTTTACCGTCTGGTGGCCGCCTCATCGATTCTCCCGGTGTGCGAGAGTTTGGCTTATGGCATATGAACCAAGAACAAGTGGTGAACGGCTTCATCGAATTTTTGCCATTGCTGAGCCAATGTAAATTCCGCGATTGTAAGCATAAAAATGATCCTGGATGCGCTATTCGAGCAGCGGTTGAAAGTGGCGAAATTGCACAATTTAGGTTCGATAACTACCACAAAATCGTATTGAGCATGGAAGAAAACCGCAGCAACCGTACATTTGTCCGCTAA
- the asd gene encoding archaetidylserine decarboxylase (Phosphatidylserine decarboxylase is synthesized as a single chain precursor. Generation of the pyruvoyl active site from a Ser is coupled to cleavage of a Gly-Ser bond between the larger (beta) and smaller (alpha chains). It is an integral membrane protein.), which translates to MDSLKVALQYCFPQHGLSRVLGKLAAAKAGTLTTSIIRWFIGKYKVNMSEALHEDPAHFDTFNDFFTRELKPGARPIDQDVKSLVHPADGAVSQCGPIDQDRIFQAKGHDYTTQALLGGESALAEQFKKGSFITTYLSPTDYHRVHMPFSGTLRRMIYVPGKLFSVNPLTAQNVPGLFARNERVVCIFDTEIGPMALVLVGATIVASMETVWAGTITPPAGKSVFSWQYPATGNTAVHLEKGDEMGRFKLGSTTVLLFSEDAIEFAESVTAEAPTRMGEVMAHTTGRSE; encoded by the coding sequence TTGGATTCGTTGAAAGTTGCCCTTCAATATTGTTTTCCACAACATGGTTTAAGCCGTGTTCTTGGCAAACTTGCTGCGGCAAAAGCAGGAACTTTAACCACGTCGATTATTCGCTGGTTCATTGGCAAATATAAGGTCAACATGAGCGAAGCTTTGCATGAAGATCCAGCTCATTTCGACACCTTCAACGATTTCTTCACTCGCGAGCTCAAACCCGGAGCGCGGCCCATTGATCAAGACGTCAAATCATTGGTACACCCTGCCGACGGTGCCGTTAGCCAGTGCGGGCCTATCGATCAAGACCGTATTTTTCAGGCCAAAGGGCATGACTACACGACGCAAGCGTTGCTCGGTGGCGAATCGGCATTAGCAGAGCAATTTAAAAAGGGCTCGTTCATTACCACTTACCTATCACCCACCGATTACCACCGTGTACACATGCCCTTTAGCGGCACCCTACGTCGCATGATTTATGTACCCGGCAAGTTATTCTCAGTAAACCCTCTGACCGCTCAAAATGTTCCGGGTTTATTTGCTCGGAATGAACGAGTGGTCTGTATTTTTGATACCGAGATTGGTCCAATGGCATTGGTATTAGTAGGCGCTACCATTGTAGCCAGCATGGAAACCGTGTGGGCAGGTACCATTACTCCACCTGCCGGAAAAAGCGTGTTTAGCTGGCAATATCCAGCCACGGGAAACACTGCTGTTCATCTTGAAAAAGGCGATGAAATGGGCCGCTTTAAGTTGGGCTCTACCACGGTACTGCTATTTTCCGAGGATGCCATTGAATTTGCCGAGAGTGTGACTGCCGAAGCTCCTACCCGAATGGGAGAAGTCATGGCGCATACGACTGGCCGCTCAGAGTGA
- a CDS encoding DMT family transporter, translating to MTLDNDRQKGLWSLHGATLLFGATALFSHLIPLSALDITVIRCFIAAITLIILFRIQNNRLRLSSFKDYGVALLLGIIMGVHWFTYFAGMQLAGVAIGMISFYTYPLMTVILEPLLHRQLPHWSDLLLGVVGLVGLWLIAEGGKANPDVISGIMTGVFSALLFTLRNLLYRYKFSRYSGPQAMFYQTLVSAIILLPFLSDDWKGIEAKDWGNLVVLGIFFTALSHALYATSLRYLKAKTVSLIACLQPFYSTSLAIIVLSEIPTIQTVIGGCLIVSAAIYETLYGHKRKS from the coding sequence GTGACGCTAGACAACGATCGCCAAAAAGGGCTGTGGTCACTGCATGGGGCCACATTGCTATTTGGCGCTACCGCGCTTTTTTCTCATTTAATCCCTCTCAGTGCGTTAGATATTACGGTTATTCGTTGCTTTATTGCGGCAATAACACTCATCATTCTGTTTAGAATTCAAAACAATCGCCTGCGCTTATCTAGCTTTAAGGATTACGGTGTTGCGCTGCTCCTTGGCATCATCATGGGTGTTCATTGGTTCACTTACTTTGCCGGTATGCAATTGGCAGGGGTAGCGATTGGAATGATCTCGTTCTATACCTATCCGTTAATGACGGTCATTCTAGAGCCGCTATTGCATCGCCAATTGCCTCATTGGTCAGACTTATTGCTTGGTGTTGTTGGGCTGGTAGGACTTTGGTTGATTGCCGAAGGTGGAAAAGCTAACCCTGATGTGATCAGCGGCATTATGACGGGTGTTTTCTCGGCGCTGCTATTTACTTTAAGAAACTTACTGTACCGCTATAAGTTTTCTCGCTATTCGGGCCCTCAAGCCATGTTTTATCAAACGTTGGTGTCGGCCATTATTTTACTGCCATTTCTTTCTGATGACTGGAAAGGCATTGAAGCTAAAGATTGGGGCAACCTTGTTGTACTCGGCATATTTTTTACCGCGCTCTCACACGCGCTCTACGCGACCAGCCTACGATATTTAAAAGCCAAGACAGTCAGTTTGATTGCTTGCTTGCAACCTTTTTACTCAACCTCGCTGGCGATTATTGTGTTGTCAGAAATCCCAACAATTCAAACGGTCATTGGTGGCTGCCTCATTGTTTCAGCCGCAATTTATGAAACTTTATACGGGCATAAACGAAAAAGCTAA